In Longimicrobiaceae bacterium, the sequence CCGACCTGGCGGGCTCCGCCGCGCGCGGGCGCCACACCCTCCGCTTCGACGTGGCGACGCTGCGGGGCGCCGCCGCCGACGACACGCTCGCCGGCCCCCCGGCCCGCGTCTTCGTCCGCCTGCGCCTCCTCCACCCCGAGACCCGCGAGGAGTACACCCTCCCCGCCTTCCCCGCACACGCGCCGTACCTGCGCGCCACGCGCGGCGAGGCCCTGGCCTCCGGGAGGGCCCGCTGATGGCCGCGGCGCGCCCGTTCGCCGTGGACGTGGGGCGGTTCCTCGCTCCTATCCCGGGTGGGGACCCCGGCGGCGAGCTGCTCCGATACGAGGGGACCTACGACCGCATCCGCGAGGCACGCCGCGAGGACGACCGCAGCGTCCCGCAGGGGATCTGGCAGCGCGACCTGAAGCGCGCCGACTGGGGGCGGGTGGAGGCGCTCTGCACCGAGGTGCTGGAATCGCGCTCCAAGGACCTGCAGGTGTCCGCCTGGCTCCTGGAGGCGTGGATGCACCTGCACGGCTTCGCCGGGACCCGCGAGGGGCTGGCCGTGATCCTGGCCCTCTCGCGGACCTTCTGGGACGAGCTGCACCCCCGTCCGGAGCCCGAGGACCCGGAGGCGCGCGGCCCCGTCTTCGAGTGGATCAACGAGCGGCTGGCCGTCACCCTGGCGGGGATCAAGGTGTCCCGCCCCGAGGCCGCGGACGCGCTCCCCTACTCCTGGTTCCAGTGGCAGGAGGCGCTGCGGCTGGACAACCTGGCGAAGAAGGACGCGGGCGCGGCGCGCAAGCCGGACCCGCGCAAGGGCGCCGAGCCCGAGCAGACGCTGAGCCGCGGCCGGGTCCTGGCGAGCATCACCCTCACCCCGCGCCGCTTCTACGAGGAGGTCGCGCGCGACCTGTGCGAGGCGGCCGAGACCGCGTACGCGCTGCAGGCGCTCCTGGACGAGCGGATGGGGCGCGCGGCGCCCGGCCTGGTGCGCTTCACCGGGACGCTCAACGCCATCCACGACTGGGTGAAGCTGGTCCTGGAAGACAAGCCGGTCCTCGAAGAGGAAGAAGAACCCGCTCCCGCGGCCCCGGCCCCCCGGGCGTCCGCGCCGGCCCACGAGGAGGTGCCCGTGAAGATCGAGGTCGAGGGAGAGGCGGTCCGCCGGACCCGCGCCATCTCCAGCCGCGACGAAGCGTACCGGATGCTGAACGAGGTGTCCGAGTACCTGCTCCGGACCGAGCCCCACAGCCCCACCCCGTTCCTCCTGCAGCGCGCCGTCGCCTGGGGAGGGATGTCGCTCTCGGACCTCCTGGTGGAGTTCCTGAGGGACGGGTACGACCTGAAGACGCTCCGCATCTTCCTCGGCATGGTCGAGCCCGGCAACACCCGCTGAGCGGCGCCCGCCGCCCGGCAAGACCGTTCCCCACCACCCGCCTCGGAGCCCGAGGGGGTGAGCCTTTCACCACTTCCGGAAGGAGTTCCCCATGGCGGAGAGTACCCAGCACAAGCTTGACCGCGTGCGTCCCCCCCGCGTCCAGATCACCTACGACGTCGAGACCGGGGACGCCATCGAGAAGAAGTCGCTCCCGCTGGTGGTCGGCATCATGGCCGACCTGGCCGGCAAGCCCGCGGAGCCGCTGCCGATCCTCAAGAAGCGCCGCTTCACCGAGATCGACCGCGACAACCTCAACGGCATCATGAAGTCCATCGGGCCGCGCCTGGCATTCCAGGTACCGAACCGGCTCACCAAGGATGACTCCAAGCTGAACGTGGAGCTCAAGTTCAGCCACATGGACGACTTCGACCCCGCCGCCGTGGTCAAGCAGGTGGAGCCGCTGCGCAGGCTCCTGGAGGCGCGCCAGCGCCTGTCCGACCTGCTGACCAAGCTGGACGGGAACGACGACCTGGACCGTCTCCTCCAGGAGGTGGTGGTCAACACGGAGAACCTGAAGCAGCTCCGCCCCGCCGCCGATTCCGGCGCGGACGCCTGATCCCTGACTTCCGGGCCGCCCCGGCACCCCGCGGGCCGCGCCCCACCCCCACTGGAGACGAGAGATGGCCGAAACCGAGACTGCGACCGCCGCCGGCGGCGTGGCGCTGGAGGAGCTCCCGCTCCTCGACCGCATCATCACGCACGGCCGCATGGCCCGCGACGACCTGCAGCGCGACTACGCCCGCGACCTGATCGGCGAGTTCGCGCAGCAGGTGCTGGACGAGGCGATGATGGTGAGCACCGACACCGTCAAGATGATCAACGACCGGATCGCGCGGATCGACGAGCTGCTCAGCGACCAGCTCGACGAGATCATGCACGCCCCGGAGTTCCAGAAGCTGGAGGCCACCTGGCGCGGCCTGAGCTACCTGGTGATGAACACCGAGACCGGGACCCAGCTCAAGCTGCACGTCCTGCACGCCACCCAGAAGGAGCTGCTCACCGACCTGGAGAAGGCG encodes:
- the tssA gene encoding type VI secretion system protein TssA produces the protein MAAARPFAVDVGRFLAPIPGGDPGGELLRYEGTYDRIREARREDDRSVPQGIWQRDLKRADWGRVEALCTEVLESRSKDLQVSAWLLEAWMHLHGFAGTREGLAVILALSRTFWDELHPRPEPEDPEARGPVFEWINERLAVTLAGIKVSRPEAADALPYSWFQWQEALRLDNLAKKDAGAARKPDPRKGAEPEQTLSRGRVLASITLTPRRFYEEVARDLCEAAETAYALQALLDERMGRAAPGLVRFTGTLNAIHDWVKLVLEDKPVLEEEEEPAPAAPAPRASAPAHEEVPVKIEVEGEAVRRTRAISSRDEAYRMLNEVSEYLLRTEPHSPTPFLLQRAVAWGGMSLSDLLVEFLRDGYDLKTLRIFLGMVEPGNTR
- the tssB gene encoding type VI secretion system contractile sheath small subunit → MAESTQHKLDRVRPPRVQITYDVETGDAIEKKSLPLVVGIMADLAGKPAEPLPILKKRRFTEIDRDNLNGIMKSIGPRLAFQVPNRLTKDDSKLNVELKFSHMDDFDPAAVVKQVEPLRRLLEARQRLSDLLTKLDGNDDLDRLLQEVVVNTENLKQLRPAADSGADA